A window of Komagataeibacter medellinensis NBRC 3288 contains these coding sequences:
- a CDS encoding ABC transporter ATP-binding protein, producing MTGTSLTPVLELRDLRKTYHLPHGRMLRAVDGLSLRVRPGEMLGLVGESGCGKSTLGRCMLRLADPTSGRILFEGRDITTLPERRLRALRPRMQMVFQDSSAALNPRRRIDDLLAEPLRVHPGADGRKRSTATIAARLHELMDLVGLPAQALTRYPHEFSGGQRQRINIARALALSPRLVVADEPVSALDVSVQAQIVNLFADLQRELGLTYVFIAHDLAVVRQISNRVAVMYLGAIVELGETDAVLHHPAHPYTAALTAAVPQAVVGNTYALALRGDAPSPTAPRIGCRFHARCPHAQARCAHEDPVLRPLHPDHAVACHFPLPPGPQPTQG from the coding sequence ATGACCGGAACATCCCTTACGCCCGTGCTGGAACTGCGCGACCTGCGCAAGACCTACCATCTGCCGCATGGTCGCATGCTACGCGCGGTGGATGGTCTCTCGCTGCGTGTCAGGCCCGGCGAGATGCTGGGACTGGTCGGGGAATCCGGTTGTGGCAAGTCCACGCTGGGGCGATGCATGCTGCGGCTGGCCGACCCTACCTCGGGGCGGATATTGTTTGAGGGGCGTGATATCACCACCCTGCCCGAACGCAGGCTGCGCGCGCTGCGGCCGCGCATGCAGATGGTGTTCCAGGACTCCAGTGCCGCGCTCAACCCCCGCCGCCGGATCGATGACCTGCTGGCCGAACCATTGCGGGTCCATCCCGGCGCGGACGGGCGCAAGCGCTCCACCGCCACGATTGCCGCCCGGCTGCATGAACTCATGGACCTGGTTGGCCTGCCCGCGCAAGCCCTGACGCGCTATCCGCACGAATTTTCGGGCGGGCAGCGCCAGCGCATCAACATAGCCCGCGCACTCGCGCTCTCGCCCCGACTGGTGGTGGCGGATGAACCGGTCTCGGCACTGGATGTGTCGGTACAGGCGCAGATCGTCAACCTGTTTGCCGACCTGCAACGCGAACTGGGGCTGACCTATGTATTCATCGCTCACGACCTGGCGGTGGTGCGGCAGATCTCCAACCGGGTGGCGGTCATGTACCTGGGTGCCATTGTGGAACTGGGGGAGACGGACGCTGTGCTACACCATCCCGCCCATCCCTATACCGCAGCCCTGACGGCCGCCGTGCCACAGGCTGTGGTGGGGAATACATACGCGCTGGCGCTGCGGGGCGATGCGCCAAGCCCCACCGCTCCGCGCATCGGCTGCCGCTTTCACGCGCGCTGCCCCCATGCACAGGCACGCTGCGCGCATGAAGACCCGGTGCTGCGCCCCTTGCATCCTGACCACGCGGTTGCCTGCCACTTCCCGCTCCCGCCTGGCCCGCAGCCCACACAGGGGTAA
- a CDS encoding CocE/NonD family hydrolase, with protein sequence MMAACVSSGPLAAQAPADRADTSSLSVQTGSDIPAQVIFPTTARNYIKRDVMIPMRDGVKLHTVIVIPKDASGAPMLLTRTPYHASERANRIPDAPDIRSILPQGDDAFVEAGYIRIFQDIRGKYGSEGDYVMTRPPRGPLNPSKTDETTDAWDTIEWLVHNVPQSNGRVGMLGSSYEGFTVVMALLDPHPALKVTAPESPMVDGWMGDDWYHYGAFRQGGLDYFTAQMTVRGEGHTIPRIDHDDYTNFLTAGSAAQFAHDAGLDQFPWWQRMLAHPAYDAFWQQQALDHLLARRKATVPMLWEQGLWDQEDMWGAIHSWQALQAEKPAVPNVLVMGPWRHSQVNYNGSTLGPLQWNGDTASQFRHEVLRPFFDQYLRPGSAPVHLPQAIIYNTGENHWDHIDHWPSACEAHCTHPLQAFYVQADHGLSTSRPTQSMQGGQGMDQYISDPAHPVPFLPRPFAFPTDSDRWKTWLVQDQRFAESRPDVLTYESPVLSAPVKVSGVPVADLYAATTGSDADWVVKVIDVNPPTTADRPEMGGYELAVSMDIFRGRYRQGFDRPMAVTPGAVTQYRFTLPAVNHVFEPGHRIMVQIQSSQFPLYDRNPQKFVPNILKASREDYIPATQSIYRDPTHASAVWLPVVP encoded by the coding sequence ATGATGGCTGCATGTGTCTCTTCGGGGCCGCTTGCGGCGCAGGCTCCGGCGGACCGTGCCGATACGTCGTCCCTGAGTGTCCAGACCGGGTCCGACATTCCCGCACAGGTCATCTTTCCCACTACCGCACGCAACTATATCAAGCGCGACGTGATGATCCCGATGCGCGATGGCGTGAAACTGCATACGGTCATTGTCATTCCAAAAGATGCGTCCGGTGCGCCCATGCTACTGACCCGCACGCCTTACCATGCATCGGAACGCGCAAACCGCATTCCCGATGCACCCGACATCCGTTCCATCCTGCCGCAGGGTGATGATGCGTTTGTCGAAGCCGGCTACATCCGCATCTTTCAGGATATCCGTGGCAAATACGGGTCGGAGGGGGATTATGTCATGACCCGTCCGCCCCGTGGTCCACTCAACCCCAGCAAAACGGACGAGACAACCGATGCATGGGACACGATCGAGTGGCTGGTCCACAACGTGCCGCAGAGCAACGGGCGCGTCGGCATGCTGGGTTCGTCGTATGAAGGGTTCACGGTTGTTATGGCGCTGCTTGACCCGCATCCGGCGCTAAAGGTCACGGCCCCCGAAAGCCCCATGGTTGATGGCTGGATGGGTGATGACTGGTACCATTACGGCGCCTTCCGCCAGGGGGGGCTGGACTACTTTACCGCCCAGATGACCGTGCGCGGGGAAGGCCACACCATTCCGCGCATCGACCATGATGACTACACCAATTTCCTGACGGCCGGTTCAGCAGCCCAGTTTGCGCATGATGCGGGGCTGGACCAGTTCCCGTGGTGGCAGCGTATGCTGGCGCACCCCGCTTATGATGCATTCTGGCAGCAGCAGGCGCTCGACCACCTGCTGGCCCGGCGCAAGGCCACCGTGCCGATGCTGTGGGAACAGGGCCTGTGGGACCAGGAGGACATGTGGGGCGCCATCCATTCCTGGCAGGCGCTACAGGCGGAAAAGCCTGCGGTGCCCAACGTGCTGGTCATGGGGCCGTGGCGACACAGCCAGGTGAACTATAATGGCTCGACGCTGGGACCGCTGCAGTGGAATGGCGATACCGCATCGCAGTTCCGCCACGAGGTGCTGCGTCCATTCTTTGACCAGTACCTGCGCCCTGGTTCCGCTCCGGTTCACCTGCCACAGGCCATCATCTATAACACCGGTGAAAACCACTGGGACCATATCGACCACTGGCCCAGCGCGTGCGAGGCACACTGCACCCATCCGCTACAGGCTTTCTATGTGCAGGCGGACCATGGGCTTTCCACCAGCAGACCCACTCAGTCCATGCAGGGCGGCCAGGGGATGGACCAGTACATATCCGACCCGGCGCATCCGGTACCCTTCCTGCCACGCCCGTTTGCCTTCCCCACCGATTCAGACCGCTGGAAGACATGGCTGGTGCAGGATCAGCGCTTTGCCGAAAGTCGCCCCGATGTGCTGACCTATGAAAGCCCGGTGCTGAGTGCCCCGGTCAAGGTAAGTGGCGTCCCGGTGGCCGACCTGTATGCGGCAACAACCGGGTCGGATGCGGACTGGGTGGTCAAGGTGATTGATGTCAATCCCCCCACTACCGCCGACCGGCCCGAGATGGGGGGATATGAACTGGCGGTTTCCATGGATATCTTCCGTGGCCGTTATCGGCAGGGTTTTGACAGGCCTATGGCTGTAACCCCCGGCGCAGTCACGCAGTATCGCTTCACGCTGCCTGCCGTGAACCATGTGTTTGAGCCCGGTCACCGGATCATGGTCCAGATCCAGTCCAGCCAGTTCCCGCTGTATGACCGTAACCCGCAGAAATTCGTGCCCAATATCCTCAAGGCCAGCAGGGAGGATTATATCCCGGCAACCCAGAGCATCTATCGCGATCCCACGCATGCCAGCGCGGTATGGCTACCGGTGGTGCCCTGA
- a CDS encoding ABC transporter ATP-binding protein has translation MPADTPLLSVRDLCVSFPVHGRMVPIVEHVSFDMQPGEILGLVGESGSGKSVTAMALMGLIDSPGVRITGSALFRGRELVGMPPRQLRRLRGRDIAMIFQDPMTAFTPVYTIGWQIDEQIRAHEKVSRSTARARTVQLLDDMGVPDPAQAAERYPHQLSGGLRQRAMIAMALSCSPALLVADEPTTALDVTVQAQILDLLRRLRGTHGTSVLLITHDMGVVAQTCARTLVLYSGRVAEYGPTEAVFEWPSHPYTAALLDAIPPLYGARPARLPAIEGAPPLPASRPAGCAFAPRCPHAHTTCATTPPPLVPTGPDQQAACVLPAEGIPLPPRVQGMAGRTA, from the coding sequence ATGCCCGCTGACACCCCGCTACTGTCCGTACGTGACCTGTGTGTCAGCTTTCCTGTACATGGCCGAATGGTCCCGATTGTGGAGCATGTCTCCTTTGACATGCAGCCCGGCGAGATCCTGGGACTGGTGGGGGAATCCGGGTCGGGCAAGTCGGTCACGGCCATGGCGCTGATGGGGCTGATCGACAGCCCCGGCGTGCGGATAACGGGTTCCGCCCTGTTCCGGGGGCGCGAACTGGTGGGCATGCCGCCACGGCAGTTGCGCCGCCTGCGCGGGCGTGACATCGCCATGATCTTCCAGGACCCGATGACGGCGTTTACCCCCGTCTACACTATAGGCTGGCAGATTGACGAACAGATCCGCGCGCATGAAAAGGTCTCCCGCAGCACTGCCCGCGCCCGCACTGTGCAACTGCTGGATGACATGGGCGTGCCCGACCCCGCGCAGGCGGCGGAGCGCTATCCCCACCAACTCTCTGGCGGGCTGCGACAGCGCGCGATGATCGCCATGGCGCTTTCGTGCAGTCCCGCCCTGCTTGTCGCCGATGAGCCGACAACCGCGTTGGACGTGACCGTACAGGCCCAGATCCTGGACCTGCTACGCCGACTTCGCGGCACGCATGGTACTTCCGTGCTGCTCATCACGCATGACATGGGGGTCGTGGCCCAGACATGTGCGCGCACGCTTGTGCTCTATTCCGGTCGCGTGGCCGAATATGGCCCGACCGAAGCCGTGTTTGAGTGGCCCAGCCACCCCTATACCGCAGCCCTGCTGGATGCCATCCCGCCCCTGTACGGCGCACGCCCTGCCCGCCTGCCTGCCATAGAAGGCGCGCCCCCCCTGCCCGCATCTCGCCCCGCAGGCTGTGCGTTTGCCCCGCGCTGCCCGCATGCCCATACCACCTGTGCCACCACCCCACCGCCGCTGGTGCCTACCGGCCCGGACCAGCAGGCCGCCTGCGTTCTGCCAGCCGAAGGCATACCCCTGCCCCCGCGCGTACAGGGCATGGCAGGACGCACCGCATGA
- a CDS encoding NAD(P)-dependent oxidoreductase, translated as MPMPSSTTLTDCRFVPDLVTLARDSDILVVAASDGTGSLHLVNAAVLAALGPDGFLVNVARGSVVDEDALVTTLQQGTLEGVGLDVFTHEPDVLQALRESPRMVMQPHRASPWERYGWPWVIWWWTTLSPILRAGPCSPPLPDTLAQHRRRST; from the coding sequence ATGCCCATGCCATCCAGCACCACCCTGACCGATTGCCGTTTCGTGCCTGATTTGGTGACGCTTGCGCGGGACAGTGACATTCTGGTTGTAGCCGCATCCGACGGGACGGGATCGCTGCATCTGGTCAATGCAGCGGTACTGGCTGCGCTGGGGCCGGATGGTTTCCTGGTCAATGTCGCACGTGGTTCGGTGGTGGATGAGGACGCGCTGGTCACGACACTGCAACAGGGCACGCTGGAGGGAGTGGGGCTGGATGTGTTCACCCATGAACCCGACGTGCTGCAGGCGCTGCGCGAGTCACCGCGCATGGTAATGCAGCCTCACCGGGCTAGCCCATGGGAGAGATACGGCTGGCCATGGGTAATCTGGTGGTGGACAACCTTGTCGCCCATTTTGCGGGCCGGCCCCTGCTCACCCCCGTTACCTGATACGCTGGCGCAGCATCGGAGAAGGAGCACATGA
- a CDS encoding con-10 family general stress protein encodes MVYRLNQHERTSIVSLTPVDSRSGGGTEHNPGNFANDRRKASEAGHKGGQHNSGNFAEGPQRATGAGRKGSQHSHDHDHDHDHDHEKS; translated from the coding sequence ATGGTTTATCGCCTCAACCAGCACGAACGCACCAGTATTGTCTCTCTGACACCGGTGGACAGCCGCAGTGGCGGGGGGACAGAACACAATCCGGGCAACTTCGCCAATGACCGCCGGAAAGCATCCGAAGCAGGCCACAAGGGAGGTCAGCACAACTCGGGCAATTTTGCTGAAGGCCCCCAGCGCGCAACCGGGGCCGGGCGCAAGGGTAGCCAGCACAGTCACGACCACGACCACGACCACGACCACGACCACGAAAAATCTTGA
- a CDS encoding ABC transporter permease, whose amino-acid sequence MMVALLRRAAQTALVLFGVSVLVFGVFFATPGADPTARIAGRNASPQVMEKVRHEYGFDRPLPVQYAIMMKKLFITRDLASYANRGQAVVPGIMQAAPVTACLVGGAAVIWVTISIAMGTLAAAMKDTWVDRSLMVLGLVGISIPVFWLGQVTNLVTQSRYHDTWLFSWVPGLGYVPFTQDPLGWFRALVIPWVVLAVMFIGIYSRVLRYDLVALAGEDFMRTARAKGLSPARVLLRHGLRTSMVTFISLFGLDFAQLAGGGALLTEVVFGLPGVGRLTYRALTMLDLPVIMATVMYSAIFVVLANAVVDVVYLFLDPRVRDAR is encoded by the coding sequence ATGATGGTGGCCCTGTTGCGCCGGGCGGCCCAGACGGCCCTTGTGCTGTTTGGGGTGTCCGTGCTGGTGTTTGGCGTGTTTTTCGCCACCCCCGGCGCCGACCCCACAGCGCGCATTGCCGGGCGCAACGCTTCCCCCCAGGTCATGGAGAAAGTGCGCCACGAATACGGCTTCGACCGCCCGCTGCCGGTGCAGTACGCCATCATGATGAAGAAGCTGTTCATCACCCGCGACCTTGCATCCTACGCCAATCGGGGGCAGGCTGTGGTACCTGGAATCATGCAGGCCGCCCCGGTTACGGCATGTCTGGTGGGCGGTGCGGCGGTGATATGGGTTACGATTTCCATTGCCATGGGCACGCTGGCGGCCGCCATGAAGGATACGTGGGTGGACCGCAGCCTGATGGTGCTGGGGCTGGTGGGCATTTCCATACCCGTGTTCTGGCTGGGACAGGTGACCAATCTGGTTACGCAAAGCCGCTATCATGACACATGGCTGTTCTCGTGGGTGCCGGGGCTGGGCTATGTGCCCTTTACACAGGACCCGCTGGGGTGGTTCCGCGCACTGGTCATTCCATGGGTGGTGCTGGCGGTCATGTTCATTGGCATTTATAGCCGCGTGCTCCGCTATGACCTTGTGGCACTGGCGGGCGAGGACTTCATGCGTACCGCACGCGCCAAGGGTCTCTCCCCCGCGCGGGTGCTGCTGCGCCACGGGCTGCGTACATCCATGGTCACGTTCATCTCGCTGTTCGGGCTGGATTTTGCCCAGCTTGCCGGTGGCGGCGCGCTTCTGACCGAAGTGGTGTTCGGCCTGCCCGGTGTGGGCCGACTGACCTATCGGGCGCTGACCATGCTCGACCTGCCGGTCATCATGGCAACGGTCATGTATTCCGCCATTTTCGTGGTACTGGCCAATGCGGTGGTGGATGTTGTCTACCTGTTCCTTGACCCGAGGGTGCGAGATGCCCGCTGA
- a CDS encoding DUF3574 domain-containing protein yields the protein MTTAGTSSSRPIRAWRGRFLTLLALLGGLATQPGLAWATDTALPTPPAQCMGLQAEPQLEITLMFGMRRPNDGRRINRHEWNAFMREVVTPRFPAGLTVLRGDGQWQNRTSGQIGREPSRIVWIVTPPAPDLQTRLETIRQTYRTRFAQQSVGLVVTASCAAF from the coding sequence GTGACAACAGCAGGTACATCTTCTTCCCGCCCCATCCGGGCATGGCGGGGCCGGTTCCTTACCCTGCTGGCGCTGCTGGGCGGCCTTGCCACGCAGCCCGGGCTGGCATGGGCAACCGATACGGCCTTACCCACGCCTCCTGCACAATGCATGGGACTACAGGCAGAACCGCAACTGGAAATCACCCTCATGTTCGGCATGCGCCGTCCCAATGATGGCAGGCGTATCAACCGGCACGAATGGAACGCCTTCATGCGTGAAGTCGTGACCCCGCGCTTTCCCGCAGGCCTGACAGTGCTGCGCGGCGATGGCCAGTGGCAGAACCGTACAAGCGGCCAGATCGGGCGGGAGCCTTCACGCATCGTATGGATCGTGACCCCACCCGCACCAGACCTACAGACACGGCTTGAGACCATCCGACAGACCTACCGCACGCGCTTTGCCCAGCAATCCGTGGGGCTGGTGGTTACGGCAAGCTGCGCTGCCTTCTAA
- a CDS encoding oxidoreductase C-terminal domain-containing protein, producing MRALSRNGLKPRQTAWAATIPWFWTQQFGRKLEYASYQEPFDRVTIEEDLNGFSFPATQRQGVRQVGVVAVGLARQMGELVLRHTV from the coding sequence ATGCGCGCTCTATCGCGTAACGGCCTGAAACCACGCCAGACCGCCTGGGCTGCCACCATTCCATGGTTCTGGACCCAGCAGTTTGGCCGCAAGCTGGAATATGCCAGCTATCAGGAACCTTTTGACCGGGTCACGATTGAAGAGGATCTGAACGGTTTCAGTTTTCCGGCCACACAGCGGCAGGGTGTGCGCCAAGTGGGCGTGGTGGCCGTAGGTCTGGCGCGGCAGATGGGTGAACTGGTCCTGCGCCATACGGTGTAA
- a CDS encoding SDR family NAD(P)-dependent oxidoreductase, producing the protein MSAEHLPFSGKVALVTGAAGNIGLATAEHLAAMGADLALLDLDHEKLEQARTGLGGHDVRINIYTCDVMDGGQVSQTVDTVVRELGQIDFLFNNAGYQGAFAPVQDYPDDDFARVMNINVCGAFHVLRYVAQHMITRKFGRIVNTASMAGVQGPPNMAGYAASKFAIVGLTEVAAKDLAPHNIRVNAISPAFMGPGFMWDRQVELQARAGSQYYSTDPKEVAQQMISSVPMRRYGNIDEIPGVVAFLLGEDSSYMTGVNLPISGGI; encoded by the coding sequence ATGTCTGCAGAACATCTGCCGTTTTCGGGAAAAGTAGCGCTTGTAACCGGTGCGGCCGGGAATATCGGTCTTGCAACCGCTGAACATCTGGCTGCGATGGGTGCTGATCTGGCACTGCTGGACCTTGATCATGAAAAACTGGAGCAGGCGCGCACGGGGTTGGGTGGCCATGACGTGCGCATCAACATCTATACCTGTGATGTGATGGATGGTGGGCAGGTCAGCCAAACGGTTGATACCGTGGTGCGTGAACTGGGGCAGATCGATTTCCTGTTCAACAATGCGGGCTATCAGGGTGCTTTCGCTCCCGTGCAGGATTATCCAGATGATGATTTTGCCCGGGTCATGAACATCAACGTATGTGGTGCCTTCCATGTGCTGCGTTACGTGGCGCAGCACATGATCACGCGCAAGTTCGGGCGAATCGTTAATACCGCAAGCATGGCGGGCGTGCAGGGGCCGCCAAACATGGCGGGATATGCGGCATCGAAGTTTGCCATTGTCGGCCTGACCGAAGTGGCGGCCAAGGATCTTGCACCTCACAACATTCGTGTTAACGCCATCAGCCCGGCCTTCATGGGGCCGGGTTTCATGTGGGACCGGCAGGTGGAACTGCAGGCCAGGGCAGGCAGCCAGTATTATTCCACCGACCCCAAGGAAGTCGCACAGCAGATGATCAGCAGCGTTCCCATGCGCCGCTATGGCAATATTGATGAGATACCGGGCGTGGTGGCCTTTCTACTGGGTGAGGATTCCAGCTACATGACCGGTGTAAACCTACCCATTTCCGGCGGGATCTGA
- a CDS encoding YfdX family protein — protein MRFIASLAVVTGLAMAAPLGAQAASLHTDWEKYKATRAFNHLSADGQRAMVDILNAKQVLDSGQTEQAIPALYDATKRLTAAGKANAKFMAAETTLHPAPQHPAASTHVPGTTPVTWIPVGGEIVGSETLAPEKKAAIATANTQLKTGNTQQAAQSLQVVGEDADFIMALAPLEQTQGAINRASVFTEARNPKAASAALQQALDGLVFVSEDFAETVMPHGGKSASHGK, from the coding sequence ATGCGTTTTATTGCTTCACTGGCCGTTGTGACCGGCCTGGCTATGGCCGCCCCTCTGGGTGCTCAGGCGGCATCGCTGCATACGGATTGGGAAAAATACAAGGCCACCCGCGCCTTCAATCATCTTTCGGCCGATGGCCAGCGTGCGATGGTCGATATCCTGAATGCAAAGCAGGTGCTTGATTCAGGCCAGACCGAGCAGGCCATACCTGCGCTGTACGATGCAACCAAACGGCTGACGGCGGCAGGCAAGGCCAATGCCAAGTTCATGGCGGCCGAAACCACGCTGCATCCCGCCCCGCAGCATCCTGCTGCCAGCACCCACGTACCAGGCACCACACCCGTGACCTGGATCCCCGTGGGGGGCGAGATCGTGGGCAGCGAGACCCTTGCGCCGGAAAAGAAAGCTGCCATCGCTACCGCCAATACCCAGCTCAAGACGGGCAACACCCAGCAGGCGGCCCAGAGCCTTCAGGTTGTAGGGGAAGATGCCGACTTCATCATGGCGCTGGCACCGCTTGAACAGACACAGGGCGCGATCAACCGCGCCAGCGTGTTTACCGAAGCCCGTAATCCGAAAGCAGCTTCGGCCGCCCTGCAGCAGGCGCTGGATGGACTGGTGTTCGTATCGGAAGATTTTGCCGAAACGGTCATGCCGCACGGCGGCAAAAGCGCTTCGCACGGTAAGTAA
- a CDS encoding VOC family protein, with protein MFSHITLGSNDIAASKKFYDTTLGALGIAPSGINAKGRLVYTTDHGRLIVTRPVNGQPATAANGGTIGFVAGSEQAVDAWHAAGVANGGVPCEDPPGIRHMSTGDLYLAYLRDPTGNKLCALYRVTA; from the coding sequence ATGTTCAGCCATATTACCCTGGGTTCCAATGACATCGCGGCCTCCAAGAAATTCTATGATACAACCTTGGGCGCACTTGGCATTGCCCCATCGGGCATTAATGCCAAGGGGCGTCTGGTCTACACGACCGATCACGGGCGCCTGATCGTGACCCGCCCCGTCAACGGCCAGCCCGCCACAGCGGCCAACGGAGGCACCATCGGCTTTGTCGCCGGTTCCGAACAGGCGGTCGATGCCTGGCATGCAGCCGGCGTGGCCAATGGTGGCGTGCCCTGTGAAGACCCGCCGGGCATCCGTCACATGTCAACGGGCGACCTGTACCTGGCCTATCTGCGCGACCCGACCGGCAACAAGCTATGCGCGCTCTATCGCGTAACGGCCTGA
- a CDS encoding peptide MFS transporter → MDDHISQKGTGELPVPDLCPESRGPAFHVVLAIEIWERFGFYGMQAILLLYMIQKLGLQDMQANMLWGSFAAMTYAAPVAGGWLGDRVLGSRRTMVVGGIVLASGYLLLGMLVGTTQALFVNMAVIAVGNGLFKPNSCNMVNIIYRGQDQKLDVAFTIYYMSVNIGSTFSLFLVPLVQQSYGWGAAFIFCGLGLLLGVGGYFIRRSRLAAIGTVSDFRPVPWRHGLLVAGGAVAVTALMALVFASASIQGVLVVASGITIILAWAVVYARAAVHERTGLRIMYLLTFQVALYFVFYQQMVTSLTLFALRNVNKDFTLWGLHLFSMSAGQFQVFNPVWIMLGTPMLIAAYNWLGRRDADISIAGKFVIGFFCVTLSFLAWWLSTVLSSSDHVSPWVMLFGYGPLSIGELMINSLGLAAIARYVPVRISAFMAGCYYVLVGFAMYVGSIVANMAAVDNAAGLDAARTLVIYGSLFRTLAFMAGGATVMFALLLPMVRRWEGANAMAER, encoded by the coding sequence ATGGACGACCATATTAGTCAAAAGGGCACGGGCGAGCTTCCCGTGCCCGACCTGTGCCCCGAAAGCCGGGGGCCGGCCTTCCATGTCGTGCTGGCGATCGAGATATGGGAGCGATTTGGTTTTTATGGCATGCAGGCCATCCTGCTGCTGTACATGATCCAGAAACTGGGCCTGCAGGACATGCAGGCCAACATGCTGTGGGGCAGCTTTGCCGCCATGACCTATGCTGCCCCGGTTGCAGGTGGCTGGCTGGGGGACCGGGTTCTCGGCTCGCGCCGTACGATGGTCGTGGGGGGCATCGTGCTGGCGTCGGGTTACCTGCTGCTGGGCATGCTCGTGGGCACCACCCAGGCCCTGTTTGTGAACATGGCAGTGATTGCGGTTGGCAATGGCCTGTTCAAACCCAATTCATGCAACATGGTCAACATCATCTATCGTGGGCAGGACCAGAAGCTGGATGTGGCGTTCACGATCTACTATATGTCGGTCAATATTGGCTCCACCTTCTCGCTTTTCCTTGTACCTCTCGTGCAGCAGTCCTATGGCTGGGGGGCGGCATTCATCTTTTGCGGCCTGGGGCTGCTGCTGGGGGTTGGGGGGTACTTCATCCGCCGCAGTCGGCTGGCGGCCATTGGCACAGTATCCGATTTCAGGCCGGTACCATGGCGGCACGGGTTGCTGGTGGCGGGCGGTGCCGTGGCCGTGACTGCGCTGATGGCGCTGGTCTTTGCCTCTGCCTCCATTCAGGGGGTGCTGGTGGTGGCCTCCGGTATCACGATCATCCTGGCCTGGGCGGTCGTTTATGCACGTGCGGCCGTGCACGAACGGACGGGGCTGCGGATCATGTACCTGCTGACCTTTCAGGTGGCGCTGTATTTCGTGTTCTACCAGCAGATGGTCACCTCCCTGACCCTGTTCGCACTACGCAACGTGAACAAGGATTTTACGCTGTGGGGCTTGCATCTCTTTTCCATGTCGGCCGGGCAGTTCCAGGTATTCAATCCGGTATGGATCATGCTGGGTACGCCAATGCTGATTGCAGCCTATAACTGGCTGGGGCGGCGGGATGCGGATATCAGCATCGCAGGCAAATTCGTCATCGGTTTTTTCTGTGTCACGCTCTCGTTCCTGGCCTGGTGGCTCAGTACCGTGCTGTCATCTTCGGATCATGTCTCGCCGTGGGTCATGCTGTTCGGTTACGGTCCGCTTTCCATAGGCGAACTCATGATCAACAGCCTCGGACTTGCGGCCATTGCACGCTATGTACCCGTGCGGATCAGCGCGTTCATGGCCGGGTGCTATTATGTCCTGGTCGGCTTTGCCATGTATGTTGGCAGCATTGTCGCCAACATGGCGGCGGTGGATAACGCGGCAGGTCTGGACGCGGCGCGGACGCTGGTGATCTATGGCAGCCTGTTCCGTACCCTTGCCTTCATGGCGGGTGGGGCCACGGTTATGTTTGCCTTGCTGTTGCCCATGGTCAGGCGGTGGGAAGGGGCCAATGCCATGGCAGAACGGTAA
- a CDS encoding DUF4142 domain-containing protein, which produces MNKRKMAILGLALCISVPAIAQSVPEKTGINSLMGVAPRTADFVKIATINDMFEIQSSELALQNHDPALTAFATQMIEDHKKTSAALKDQLRSGTVQLAPPTALDESHQDMLDKLKTLHGRDFALQYRSDQIEVHQDAVSLFRRYGEGGENAGLKTWASNTVPTLESHLQAARALPQ; this is translated from the coding sequence ATGAATAAAAGAAAAATGGCAATACTGGGCCTGGCGCTCTGCATATCCGTGCCAGCCATAGCGCAATCCGTACCGGAAAAGACAGGAATCAACTCCCTGATGGGGGTGGCACCGCGCACGGCCGATTTCGTCAAGATTGCAACGATAAACGACATGTTTGAAATACAGTCCAGCGAGCTGGCATTGCAGAACCACGATCCTGCACTAACGGCTTTCGCAACACAGATGATCGAGGACCATAAAAAGACATCTGCCGCGCTGAAGGACCAGTTGCGTAGCGGCACTGTGCAACTTGCCCCGCCCACCGCGCTTGATGAAAGCCATCAGGATATGCTGGACAAGCTCAAAACCCTGCACGGTCGCGATTTTGCCCTGCAGTACCGCAGTGATCAGATCGAGGTCCACCAGGATGCCGTATCCCTGTTCCGCCGCTATGGGGAAGGGGGGGAGAATGCGGGCCTGAAAACCTGGGCCAGCAATACCGTGCCCACGCTTGAAAGCCATCTGCAGGCGGCCCGTGCACTGCCACAGTGA